One genomic window of Salvia miltiorrhiza cultivar Shanhuang (shh) chromosome 4, IMPLAD_Smil_shh, whole genome shotgun sequence includes the following:
- the LOC131021773 gene encoding cytochrome P450 71AU50-like produces MMAWIWAVLSAILLVYLLQQLLGPNRLPPGPIGLPILGHFHLLGKNPHVDLCRLARKHGPIMGLRLGFVRAVVVSSPAAAELVLKTHDLVFASRPRSDASRQLSYGQRNLAFGPYGPYWRNMRKLCTLQLLSASKMKQFEPMRKAEVGLLVASLKQSRDTVDLSARISAVNGDMNCLMILGRKYSDRDLDEQDGFQALFSEALEITAQFNLADYFPYIGGLDLQGLNRRMKRLSNVFDGFLEKIMEDHLQKKQQSHDFVDTMMAIMDSGEAGFEFDRTHIKAVLLDLLIAGMDTSATATEWTMSELLRHPAVMKKLQEELESMVGLESMVEESHLDKLEYLECVVKEAMRLHPVAPLLIPHESMEDCELQGFHIPKKSRVMVNVWAIGRDPDVWANPDSFTPERFVGSDIDMRGRHFELIPFSSGRRGCPGMQLGLALVKLLVAQLVHCFHWELPNGMKPHHIDMSEHFGLVTARAKHLMAVPTYRLHI; encoded by the exons ATGATGGCTTGGATATGGGCGGTTTTATCAGCGATCCTACTTGTTTATCTCCTCCAACAACTACTCGGCCCGAACAGACTGCCTCCCGGCCCGATAGGGCTTCCCATACTAGGCCATTTTCACCTGCTGGGCAAGAATCCTCACGTAGATCTGTGCCGTCTAGCCCGAAAACATGGCCCCATCATGGGCCTTCGCTTGGGCTTCGTGCGCGCAGTGGTGGTGTCGTCTCCGGCAGCCGCCGAGCTCGTTCTCAAGACCCACGACCTCGTCTTCGCCAGCAGGCCTCGCAGCGATGCGTCCCGCCAGCTGAGCTACGGCCAGAGGAATCTGGCTTTCGGGCCCTACGGCCCGTACTGGCGCAACATGCGTAAACTCTGCACCTTGCAGCTGCTCAGCGCTTCCAAGATGAAGCAATTCGAGCCCATGAGAAAGGCCGAGGTCGGGCTGCTGGTTGCGTCGCTCAAGCAGAGCAGGGACACCGTGGATCTCAGCGCCAGAATCTCCGCCGTCAACGGTGATATGAATTGCTTGATGATTCTCGGGAGGAAGTATTCCGACAGGGATCTCGACGAGCAGGATGGGTTCCAAGCTCTGTTCAGCGAGGCGCTCGAGATCACCGCGCAGTTCAATCTCGCAGACTATTTCCCCTACATTGGGGGACTTGATCTCCAAGGCCTGAATCGCAGAATGAAGCGGTTGAGCAACGTGTTTGATGGATTCTTGGAGAAGATCATGGAAGATCACCTTCAGAAGAAGCAGCAGAGCCACGACTTTGTTGATACCATGATGGCGATCATGGACTCCGGAGAAGCTGGATTCGAATTCGACCGTACCCACATCAAGGCCGTGCTCCTG GATTTACTGATAGCAGGAATGGATACCTCTGCAACTGCAACGGAGTGGACAATGTCAGAACTATTGCGGCATCCCGCCGTAATGAAGAAACTCCAGGAAGAATTGGAATCAATGGTGGGATTGGAATCCATGGTTGAAGAATCGCATCTCGACAAACTCGAATACTTGGAGTGTGTGGTGAAGGAAGCGATGCGCCTCCATCCCGTGGCGCCCCTCTTAATCCCTCACGAATCCATGGAAGACTGTGAGCTGCAAGGTTTCCACATACCCAAAAAATCAAGAGTGATGGTGAACGTGTGGGCTATCGGGAGGGATCCCGATGTTTGGGCTAACCCCGACTCTTTTACACCGGAGAGGTTCGTTGGTAGCGATATAGACATGAGGGGCCGGCATTTCGAGCTTATACCATTTAGCTCGGGCAGGCGAGGATGCCCGGGGATGCAACTAGGCTTGGCGCTGGTCAAACTGCTGGTGGCGCAATTGGTGCATTGCTTTCATTGGGAGCTTCCAAATGGTATGAAGCCTCACCACATAGATATGTCTGAGCACTTTGGTTTGGTTACTGCTAGAGCTAAGCATCTCATGGCGGTTCCTACTTATCGACTACACATTTGA